A stretch of the Oligoflexus sp. genome encodes the following:
- a CDS encoding extracellular solute-binding protein: MKVGRCLQTLLGLSLSLLLVDGAYSAPKKSVRIDGFPDYDTHFKSVLPDFMKSNADLEVTFLINNHEDHHKKLTNNLATGSGAGDVTLVDVSRLGAFVNAGGFVNLSAAPYNADKIADQFAPYSWAQGKGTDGNQYAIPIDLGPGVLFYRRDLVEGMGYKIEDVTKDWDSYINFGIELKKKKGIALIANAADIAELIVNATIPEGEGIYFDKDGKSLLKSERFVKAFTLAKRVRDAGLDLGITSWTNEWYEALREGKVATQLSGAWLLGHLKNWIAPKSVGLWGASNLPNGIYGSWGGSFVAIPKQSKNPAEAWRVIQYLVQPDTQLRGLTGIAAFPANVKTYNDKAFQEPVEYLKGQKARLLFADIAKKIRATKPAKGDLIAVTIYQNALEEVIRQGKDVNQTIAQADQLLARRTKSLR, encoded by the coding sequence ATGAAGGTGGGCCGCTGTTTACAGACTTTGTTAGGTCTTAGTTTAAGCCTTCTTTTGGTGGATGGAGCCTACTCTGCGCCAAAAAAATCAGTTCGCATCGATGGCTTTCCTGATTACGACACGCATTTCAAATCGGTTTTGCCCGACTTCATGAAATCCAATGCTGATCTTGAAGTCACCTTTCTCATCAACAATCACGAAGATCATCACAAGAAACTGACGAACAACCTCGCCACGGGATCCGGCGCGGGTGACGTGACCCTCGTCGACGTCAGCCGTCTGGGAGCGTTCGTGAACGCGGGCGGCTTTGTGAATCTCAGCGCTGCGCCGTACAATGCGGACAAGATCGCCGATCAGTTCGCACCTTACTCCTGGGCTCAGGGCAAGGGAACGGATGGCAATCAGTACGCGATTCCCATCGACCTGGGACCGGGCGTGCTTTTCTACCGCCGCGACCTTGTCGAAGGCATGGGTTACAAGATCGAAGACGTCACGAAAGACTGGGATAGCTACATTAACTTCGGAATCGAACTGAAGAAGAAGAAAGGCATCGCTCTGATCGCCAACGCTGCGGATATCGCCGAACTCATCGTGAACGCCACGATCCCCGAAGGCGAAGGCATCTACTTCGACAAGGATGGCAAAAGCCTCCTGAAGAGCGAGCGCTTCGTGAAAGCCTTCACGCTGGCCAAGCGAGTGCGTGACGCCGGACTTGATCTGGGCATCACATCGTGGACCAACGAATGGTACGAAGCCCTGCGCGAAGGCAAGGTGGCCACGCAGCTGTCGGGCGCCTGGCTCCTCGGGCACTTGAAAAACTGGATCGCTCCCAAGTCCGTTGGTCTCTGGGGCGCCAGCAATCTGCCGAACGGCATCTATGGCAGCTGGGGCGGTTCCTTCGTCGCCATTCCCAAACAGAGCAAAAACCCAGCGGAAGCCTGGCGCGTGATTCAGTATCTGGTTCAGCCCGATACCCAGCTGCGCGGCCTGACCGGCATCGCGGCCTTCCCGGCGAATGTGAAGACTTACAACGATAAAGCCTTCCAGGAACCTGTGGAGTATCTGAAAGGCCAGAAAGCCCGCCTTCTGTTCGCTGACATTGCGAAAAAAATTCGCGCGACCAAACCCGCGAAAGGTGATTTGATTGCTGTGACGATCTATCAGAATGCCCTTGAGGAAGTGATCCGTCAGGGCAAAGATGTCAATCAGACGATCGCACAGGCCGATCAGCTTTTGGCGCGACGTACCAAGTCGTTGCGCTGA
- a CDS encoding glycoside hydrolase family 6 protein yields the protein MKNLLCTSLVAALCATTGGLASAGSQVSSNPYEGASFFVNPYYVGLLKEAREKNPEHADQFNKMMEQGGTGVWIVTRALVPIAQAMLDDARKQQQETGKSVVSTFVVYNLPERDCAASASAGELLLDQNGLEKYKHEFIDPLVAIFQSYPDLRISVVLEPDSLPNLVTNNGVRRCNDRVFQAYREGVIYALKKLALSNVTTYLDVGHSGWLGWDNNRRSMAKIFKDVLTEAGGTHLIRGFATNVSNYSPLVEPDKSIQNQSGPYFNWNPAMDELTYVSLLRRDFEAEGIYNRHFIIDTGRNGNPRSRTVWGNWCNIQNARLGTAPTVNPAEGIDAFVWIKPPGESDGSALLESSTQPRDPSCASVDSMPNAPLAGEWFHDHALQLLK from the coding sequence ATGAAAAATCTTCTTTGTACGAGTTTAGTGGCGGCACTTTGCGCGACGACTGGGGGCCTTGCGAGCGCAGGATCCCAGGTCAGCAGCAATCCCTATGAAGGCGCGAGTTTTTTCGTTAACCCGTATTATGTCGGGCTCCTGAAAGAGGCGCGCGAAAAAAATCCAGAGCATGCCGATCAGTTCAATAAGATGATGGAGCAAGGGGGAACGGGCGTATGGATCGTGACCAGGGCTCTTGTGCCCATTGCTCAGGCGATGCTCGACGATGCCCGCAAGCAGCAGCAGGAGACTGGAAAATCCGTGGTTTCCACCTTCGTCGTCTACAATCTGCCTGAACGCGACTGCGCTGCTTCAGCATCGGCGGGTGAATTGCTGCTCGATCAAAACGGCCTTGAAAAATATAAACATGAGTTCATAGATCCACTCGTCGCGATCTTCCAAAGCTATCCCGACCTTCGGATTTCCGTCGTGCTGGAGCCGGATTCCCTGCCGAATCTCGTCACGAATAACGGTGTGCGTCGTTGCAATGATCGCGTATTCCAGGCCTATCGCGAGGGCGTGATTTATGCTCTTAAAAAACTGGCCTTGAGCAACGTCACGACCTATCTTGATGTTGGTCACTCGGGCTGGCTCGGCTGGGACAACAATCGCCGCAGCATGGCGAAGATTTTCAAAGATGTGCTGACCGAGGCGGGCGGAACGCATCTGATTCGCGGCTTTGCCACCAATGTGTCCAACTACAGTCCCTTGGTGGAGCCGGACAAATCCATTCAGAACCAGAGCGGTCCCTATTTCAACTGGAACCCGGCCATGGACGAACTCACTTATGTGAGCCTTTTGCGCCGCGATTTTGAAGCAGAAGGCATCTACAATCGACACTTTATCATCGACACAGGTCGTAACGGGAACCCGAGGTCACGCACAGTTTGGGGTAACTGGTGCAACATCCAGAACGCCCGACTCGGCACGGCACCGACCGTGAATCCAGCCGAAGGCATTGATGCTTTTGTCTGGATCAAACCGCCGGGAGAATCCGATGGCAGCGCCTTGTTGGAATCGAGCACGCAGCCGCGCGATCCATCCTGCGCTTCCGTCGACAGCATGCCGAATGCGCCGCTGGCCGGCGAGTGGTTCCACGACCACGCGCTTCAACTGCTGAAATAA
- a CDS encoding GH36-type glycosyl hydrolase domain-containing protein has protein sequence MRYGYFNDEHREYRITTPFTPIKWCNYVGTLAFGGIVDQTGGALICKGDPALNRISKYISQMPASDFKGTTLYIRWQKPDGTYEIYSPFFTPTLKDLDRYECQVGLSYSRFVSEYQGIRTEITVFVPRDGEVFLQDIVVENLGAARSIDVIPVVEFTHFDALKQLTNADWVPQTMTLKAHRQGDLCVLEQYAFMKRDTAVNYFTANRPVTSFDGDRKAFLGRHEYGSWQKPLSLEAPELNNSEPLRGDNIGALMLHLGELKTGDRQRVIVQLGQAASLNEAAPSIEKYRDEAAVDRAFAELGEFWQSYLSLLQVATPSDSFNTMVNIHNPRQCHTTKNWSRYLSLYQLGYGARGIGFRDSSQDLLGVMSHMPEEALELALKLLSMQKRNGSAMHQFNPLTMEGSQGDSLEEPDRPKYYGDDHLWIVYTMAAYIKETGDLSVLDRKVPFYDKDPQGRPLEEGSVWEHLVRAIEFTWSDRGRHGLPLLGFADWNDTVNLPKGAESLMVANQFGKAILELIPICDAYDKADFKAKIMGYYESMRSIVNDTAWDGAWYVRWFDHEGRKIGTAANQAGKIWVNGQSWPVISGFASEEKRDTALDSVYSLLNTKYGIKLSAPGYNGFDPVIGGVTTYPPGAKENGGIFLHANPWMMIAETMRGNGDRAFEYYNQINPAQKNDILDIFESEPYCYPQNILGNEHPQFGMGRNAWLSGTASWTYIAATQHILGIRPELDGLTIDPCLPKAWDRVTVERRFRGSVFSITILNPDQKMKGVTSLLVDGKKIEGNRIPLLPAGHYRVEAYIGR, from the coding sequence ATGCGATATGGCTATTTCAATGATGAGCATCGCGAGTATCGGATTACAACCCCCTTCACCCCAATCAAATGGTGCAACTACGTCGGGACTTTGGCCTTTGGTGGGATCGTGGATCAAACCGGAGGCGCTTTGATCTGCAAAGGCGACCCTGCCCTTAATCGTATTAGTAAGTATATATCGCAGATGCCCGCCTCCGACTTCAAAGGGACGACCCTTTATATAAGATGGCAAAAGCCTGACGGCACATATGAAATCTATTCGCCCTTCTTCACACCGACTCTGAAGGACCTGGATCGCTATGAATGCCAGGTCGGCCTTTCCTATTCGCGCTTTGTGAGCGAGTATCAGGGCATACGAACGGAAATCACCGTCTTCGTTCCCCGCGATGGTGAGGTCTTCCTTCAGGATATCGTGGTCGAAAACCTGGGTGCCGCGCGCTCCATTGATGTGATCCCCGTCGTCGAATTCACGCATTTCGATGCCCTGAAGCAATTGACCAACGCGGACTGGGTTCCGCAAACCATGACCCTTAAAGCACATCGTCAGGGTGATCTTTGCGTTCTGGAACAGTATGCATTCATGAAGCGGGACACGGCGGTGAACTATTTCACAGCCAATCGTCCCGTCACATCCTTTGATGGCGATAGGAAAGCATTCCTTGGTCGTCACGAATACGGTTCGTGGCAGAAGCCGCTCAGCCTGGAAGCGCCTGAATTGAATAACAGTGAACCTCTTCGCGGTGACAATATCGGGGCTCTGATGCTGCACCTGGGCGAGCTGAAGACTGGAGACCGGCAGCGCGTCATCGTCCAACTGGGCCAGGCCGCGTCTTTGAACGAAGCCGCACCCAGCATTGAAAAGTATCGTGATGAAGCGGCCGTGGACCGGGCTTTTGCTGAGCTTGGCGAATTCTGGCAGAGCTATCTGAGCCTGCTGCAGGTCGCAACACCGAGCGACTCCTTCAACACCATGGTGAACATCCACAATCCCCGCCAGTGCCATACCACCAAAAACTGGTCGCGCTATCTTTCGCTCTATCAGCTGGGTTACGGCGCCCGCGGTATCGGCTTCCGTGATTCCTCGCAGGATCTTCTTGGGGTGATGAGCCATATGCCCGAGGAAGCGCTGGAATTGGCGCTGAAACTCTTGTCCATGCAAAAGCGCAACGGCTCCGCGATGCATCAGTTCAATCCTTTGACCATGGAAGGCAGTCAGGGCGATTCCCTGGAAGAGCCCGATCGGCCTAAATACTATGGCGATGATCATCTTTGGATCGTCTATACGATGGCCGCCTATATCAAGGAAACGGGCGATCTCAGCGTCCTTGATCGTAAGGTTCCTTTTTATGACAAGGACCCGCAGGGCAGGCCTTTGGAAGAAGGCAGCGTATGGGAACACCTTGTGCGCGCGATCGAATTCACCTGGTCGGATCGCGGACGCCATGGTCTGCCGCTTTTGGGCTTCGCCGACTGGAATGATACGGTGAATCTGCCCAAGGGTGCTGAGTCCCTCATGGTCGCCAATCAGTTCGGCAAGGCCATCCTGGAACTGATTCCGATCTGCGATGCTTATGACAAGGCGGACTTTAAAGCCAAAATCATGGGCTATTATGAAAGCATGCGCTCCATTGTGAACGACACGGCCTGGGATGGCGCCTGGTATGTGCGCTGGTTCGATCACGAAGGTCGCAAGATCGGAACGGCCGCGAATCAGGCGGGCAAGATCTGGGTCAACGGTCAATCGTGGCCTGTGATCTCTGGCTTTGCCAGCGAAGAGAAACGCGATACGGCCCTGGATTCCGTCTATTCCCTTTTGAATACGAAATACGGCATCAAGCTGTCGGCGCCTGGTTATAACGGATTTGATCCCGTCATTGGCGGCGTGACCACCTATCCGCCCGGAGCCAAGGAAAACGGCGGCATCTTCCTGCACGCCAACCCTTGGATGATGATAGCCGAGACCATGCGTGGGAATGGGGATAGGGCCTTTGAATACTATAACCAAATCAATCCGGCCCAGAAGAACGATATCCTCGATATTTTCGAATCCGAGCCTTACTGCTATCCGCAGAATATCCTCGGCAATGAACATCCCCAGTTTGGGATGGGCCGCAATGCCTGGCTTTCCGGGACAGCCTCGTGGACCTATATCGCCGCCACGCAGCATATCCTTGGCATTCGACCGGAGCTTGATGGTCTGACCATCGACCCCTGTTTGCCCAAGGCCTGGGACCGGGTCACGGTCGAGCGGCGCTTCCGTGGATCCGTGTTCAGCATCACGATTCTGAATCCTGATCAGAAGATGAAGGGGGTCACGAGCCTTCTCGTCGATGGCAAAAAAATCGAGGGTAACAGAATCCCTCTGCTGCCCGCGGGGCATTATCGCGTGGAAGCTTATATCGGTCGTTAG
- a CDS encoding GH36-type glycosyl hydrolase domain-containing protein — protein sequence MNKAHGNPYGHFDDQAREYVITRPDTPLPWLNYLGSEEFFGLCTNTAGGYSFWKDAKLRRVTRYRYNNVPMDLGGRYLYIKDGTSIWNPGWKPVKTELDAYECRHGMGYTTIKAEKNGIEVELLMFVPPGETCEIWQVNVRNKTQDSRNISIFSFVEFCLFEALNDMTNYQRTYSIGEVEVEGSAIYHKTEYRERRSHYALFAVNRAIDGFDTSRDAFVGVHNGLHEPDSVLKGQAKGSIAHGWNPVGSHQINLNLKAQEVSSFAYILAYVDQGDLPKFDEKGRLNKTKGQALLQRFAKTEDIMRSFAQLKNNWESTLNRFQVDCPNAHAQRMVNTWNQYQCMATFNLSRSASGYETGIGRGMGYRDSNQDILGFVHMIPDRARQRILEIASTQLSDGTCYHQYQPLTKKGNAEIGGDFYDDHLWLILSTAAYIKETGDASILDEAVGYADKPGSQESLLHHLETSIQYTLKNRGPHRLPLIGHADWNDCLNLNCFSKEPNESFQTAGDVHGSVAESVMIAGLFLYVCREMQDLYQWLGKGADAERMRGHYLDMKEVVETAAWDGEWFIRAFDAQSRPVGSHVNDEGKIFIESQAWCVLGGAGQEDGKARKALESVHEKLYTQNGIVLQQPAYSRYYLELGEVSSYPPGYKENAGIFCHNNTWIHLAWCQQGEGNRAFEYYLSICPSAKEDQIDTYRAEPYVYSQMIAGRDAPTPGEAKNSWLTGTAAWTFVTISQGILGIKPDYEGLHVNPCIPEDWQGFTAQRHFRGADYNIVVKNPSAVCQGVAELWVDGVKQKGRHIPLAKAGSKVEVEVILG from the coding sequence ATGAACAAGGCTCATGGCAACCCATACGGACACTTTGATGATCAGGCCCGCGAGTATGTGATCACGCGGCCCGACACGCCTCTGCCCTGGCTGAACTATCTCGGCTCCGAGGAATTCTTTGGACTCTGCACCAACACAGCCGGTGGTTACAGCTTTTGGAAGGATGCGAAGCTGCGGCGCGTGACGCGCTACCGCTATAACAATGTGCCGATGGACCTGGGCGGCCGTTATCTTTACATCAAGGACGGGACGAGCATTTGGAATCCGGGTTGGAAGCCTGTGAAGACAGAGCTGGATGCCTATGAGTGCCGTCATGGTATGGGCTATACCACAATCAAAGCCGAAAAGAATGGGATTGAAGTCGAGCTGCTCATGTTTGTTCCCCCCGGAGAAACCTGTGAAATCTGGCAGGTGAACGTTCGGAACAAAACGCAGGACAGCCGCAATATTTCGATCTTTTCCTTCGTCGAATTCTGTCTTTTTGAAGCTCTGAACGATATGACGAACTATCAGCGAACCTACAGCATAGGCGAGGTGGAGGTCGAAGGTTCGGCGATTTATCATAAGACGGAATACCGCGAACGCCGCAGCCACTATGCGCTTTTTGCCGTCAACCGCGCGATAGATGGTTTCGACACCAGTCGGGATGCCTTCGTCGGCGTGCATAACGGTCTTCATGAGCCGGATTCTGTGCTGAAAGGCCAGGCGAAGGGCAGCATCGCGCATGGCTGGAATCCGGTGGGTTCCCATCAGATCAACCTGAATCTGAAAGCCCAGGAAGTAAGCAGTTTTGCCTATATCCTCGCTTATGTCGACCAGGGCGATCTGCCCAAGTTTGACGAAAAGGGTCGTCTGAACAAGACCAAGGGCCAGGCTCTGCTGCAAAGGTTTGCCAAAACCGAAGATATCATGCGCAGCTTCGCCCAGCTCAAGAACAACTGGGAAAGCACTCTGAATCGCTTTCAGGTCGACTGCCCCAACGCCCATGCGCAGCGCATGGTCAACACCTGGAATCAGTATCAGTGCATGGCGACCTTCAACCTATCCCGTTCCGCCAGTGGTTACGAGACGGGCATCGGCCGCGGCATGGGCTATCGTGATAGCAACCAGGATATCCTGGGCTTTGTGCACATGATTCCGGATCGCGCCCGGCAGCGTATTCTGGAGATTGCCTCGACTCAGTTGAGCGACGGCACCTGCTACCACCAGTATCAGCCTTTGACCAAAAAGGGCAACGCCGAGATCGGTGGCGACTTCTATGACGACCATCTGTGGCTGATCCTCAGCACCGCCGCTTATATCAAGGAAACCGGCGATGCAAGCATACTCGATGAGGCCGTAGGTTACGCGGATAAACCGGGTTCCCAGGAAAGCCTGCTTCATCATTTGGAGACCAGCATTCAGTACACGCTGAAGAATCGAGGCCCGCATCGTCTGCCTTTGATTGGTCACGCCGACTGGAATGACTGTTTGAATCTGAACTGCTTCAGCAAGGAACCGAACGAATCCTTCCAAACGGCAGGTGATGTGCACGGGTCCGTTGCCGAGTCGGTGATGATTGCCGGACTCTTCCTTTACGTCTGCCGCGAGATGCAGGACCTTTATCAGTGGCTCGGCAAAGGTGCGGACGCTGAGCGGATGCGCGGTCATTATCTGGATATGAAAGAGGTCGTGGAAACGGCCGCATGGGATGGCGAATGGTTTATCCGGGCCTTTGACGCCCAAAGCCGGCCGGTGGGTTCGCACGTCAATGACGAGGGCAAGATCTTCATTGAGAGCCAGGCCTGGTGTGTTCTGGGTGGAGCCGGTCAGGAGGATGGCAAAGCGCGCAAGGCTTTGGAAAGCGTTCATGAAAAACTTTACACGCAGAACGGCATCGTCCTGCAGCAGCCGGCTTATAGCCGTTACTATTTGGAACTCGGGGAAGTCAGCAGCTATCCGCCCGGTTACAAGGAAAATGCCGGTATCTTCTGTCATAACAATACCTGGATACACCTCGCCTGGTGTCAGCAGGGTGAAGGCAATCGCGCCTTTGAATATTACCTGAGCATCTGCCCCTCGGCGAAAGAGGATCAGATTGATACCTACCGCGCCGAGCCTTATGTTTATTCGCAGATGATTGCCGGTCGTGATGCCCCGACACCGGGTGAAGCGAAAAATTCCTGGCTCACGGGAACCGCGGCCTGGACCTTTGTCACTATTTCGCAGGGAATTCTGGGCATCAAGCCCGACTATGAAGGTCTTCATGTGAACCCTTGTATTCCTGAGGATTGGCAAGGCTTCACCGCGCAAAGGCACTTCCGTGGTGCGGACTATAACATCGTTGTGAAGAATCCTTCCGCTGTGTGCCAGGGCGTGGCCGAGCTTTGGGTCGATGGCGTCAAGCAGAAGGGCAGGCATATTCCTTTGGCCAAGGCCGGCAGCAAAGTGGAAGTTGAAGTGATCTTGGGCTGA
- a CDS encoding aldose epimerase family protein, whose protein sequence is MHAVPSYWQSLFQTEASPGFARRQLRSDAGMMEIFRLQAGDFTAVIGSYGARLLSFAHRPGPDIVVSPQSLDAVLSDQAYMGATVGRVCNRIRSGELPRPGTEALFLSRNEGPNHLHGGLEGFDKKYWRLLEQQHDATSSRLTLAYLSQDGEEGYPGAVAVKAVFELNTQGQLRIDYESNSLTHRTPINLTQHAYWNLGGFQAEAIGTTHSMVSPCDRILETDAAALPTGRIISLDGHPFDFRLRKPLIPADSSYQGLNHFFLQPDHLQDGTLRTVAEIIHESSKRRLVVSTNQPGLQIYTGDYLQKPMRPFQGFCLEASGYVDAPHHEHFPSIWVDAGSRLQQTTVYQFTPSHGI, encoded by the coding sequence ATGCATGCAGTTCCATCCTACTGGCAGAGTCTTTTTCAGACTGAAGCATCACCGGGTTTTGCCCGGCGGCAACTTCGAAGCGATGCCGGAATGATGGAAATCTTCCGCCTGCAGGCCGGAGACTTTACGGCCGTGATCGGCAGTTATGGGGCCCGCCTTCTCTCTTTTGCCCATCGGCCGGGTCCCGACATTGTGGTGTCCCCGCAGAGTCTGGATGCCGTTCTTTCCGATCAGGCTTATATGGGAGCGACCGTCGGACGGGTATGCAATCGCATTCGAAGCGGTGAGTTGCCGCGTCCCGGAACAGAAGCCCTGTTTTTAAGCCGTAACGAAGGCCCTAACCACCTTCATGGTGGGCTGGAGGGTTTCGATAAAAAATACTGGCGTCTTTTGGAGCAGCAGCATGATGCCACGAGTTCGCGACTGACCCTGGCCTATCTCTCGCAGGATGGTGAGGAAGGTTATCCGGGGGCTGTCGCCGTCAAGGCTGTGTTTGAGCTGAATACCCAGGGTCAGCTGCGCATCGACTATGAGAGCAACAGCCTGACTCATAGAACGCCCATCAACCTGACCCAGCATGCCTATTGGAATTTGGGCGGTTTTCAGGCGGAAGCCATCGGCACGACCCACAGTATGGTGAGCCCCTGCGATCGTATTCTGGAAACGGATGCTGCAGCTTTGCCGACCGGGCGTATTATATCTTTGGATGGGCATCCCTTTGATTTTCGACTGCGGAAGCCGTTGATTCCTGCGGATAGCTCGTATCAGGGACTCAATCACTTCTTCCTTCAGCCGGATCATCTGCAGGATGGAACGCTGCGGACAGTGGCCGAGATCATCCACGAAAGTTCAAAGCGCCGCCTCGTCGTCAGCACCAATCAACCCGGCCTTCAAATCTACACCGGAGACTATCTGCAAAAACCCATGCGTCCCTTCCAGGGCTTTTGTCTGGAAGCCTCGGGTTATGTGGATGCGCCTCATCACGAACACTTTCCCAGCATTTGGGTGGACGCCGGCAGCCGCTTGCAGCAGACCACGGTGTATCAATTCACGCCTTCGCACGGAATCTGA